In the genome of Muntiacus reevesi chromosome 5, mMunRee1.1, whole genome shotgun sequence, one region contains:
- the CNIH2 gene encoding protein cornichon homolog 2 isoform X1, protein MAFTFAAFCYMLTLVLCASLIFFVIWHIIAFDELRTDFKNPIDQGNPARARERLKNIERICCLLRKLVVPEYSIHGLFCLMFLCAAEWVTLGLNIPLLFYHLWRYFHRPADGSEVMYDAVSIMNADILNYCQKESWCKLAFYLLSFFYYLYSMVYTLVSF, encoded by the exons ATGGCGTTCACCTTCGCTGCGTTCTGCTACATGCTCACCCTGGTGCTGTGCGCCTCCCTCATCTTCTTTGTCATCTGGCAC ATCATAGCCTTTGACGAGCTGCGGACTGACTTCAAGAACCCCATCGACCAGGGCAACCCAGCGCGGGCA CGCGAGCGTTTAAAAAATATCGAACGCATTTGCTGCCTCCTGAGGAAG CTGGTGGTCCCAGAATACTCCATCCACGGCCTCTTCTGTCTGATGTTTCTGTGTGCAGCTGAGTGGGTGACCCTGGGCCTCAACATCCCCCTCCTCTTCTACCACCTTTGGAG GTACTTCCACCGCCCTGCAGACGGCTCTGAGGTCATGTATGACGCCGTCTCCATCATGAATGCTGACATCCTCAACTACTGCCAGAAGGAGTCCTGGTGCAAACTCGCCTTCTACCTGCTCTCCTTCTTCTATTACCTGTACAG TATGGTTTATACGTTGGTGAGTTTCTAA
- the RAB1B gene encoding ras-related protein Rab-1B — protein sequence MNPEYDYLFKLLLIGDSGVGKSCLLLRFADDTYTESYISTIGVDFKIRTIELDGKTIKLQIWDTAGQERFRTITSSYYRGAHGIIVVYDVTDQESYANVKQWLQEIDRYASENVNKLLVGNKSDLTTKKVVDNTTAKEFADSLGIPFLETSAKNATNVEQAFMTMAAEIKKRMGPGAASGGERPNLKIDSTPVKQAGGGCC from the exons atgaACCCCGAATA TGACTACCTGTTTAAGCTGCTTTTGATTGGTGACTCGGGCGTGGGCAAGTCATGCCTGCTCCTACGGTTTGCT GACGACACATACACAGAGAGCTACATCAGCACCATCGGGGTGGACTTCAAGATCCGGACCATTGAGCTGGACGGCAAAACCATCAAGCTTCAGATC TGGGACACAGCTGGTCAGGAACGGTTCCGGACCATCACTTCCAGCTACTACCGGGGGGCTCACGGCATCATCGTGGTATACGACGTCACAGACCAG GAATCCTACGCCAACGTGAAGCAGTGGCTCCAGGAGATTGACCGCTACGCCAGCGAGAATGTCAATAAGCTGCTGGTGGGCAACAAGAGTGACCTCACCACCAAGAAGGTGGTGGACAACACCACTGCCAAG GAGTTTGCAGACTCTTTGGGCATCCCCTTCCTGGAGACGAGTGCCAAGAACGCTACCAACGTCGAACAGGCATTCATGACCATGGCTGCTGAGATCAAAAAGCGGATGGGGCCCGGGGCAGCCTCGGGGGGTGAGCGGCCCAACCTCAAGATCGATAGCACCCCCGTGAAGCAGGCTGGTGGTGGCTGTTGCTAG
- the YIF1A gene encoding protein YIF1A isoform X1 — translation MAYHSGYGAHGSKHRARAAPDPPPLFDDTSGGYSSQPGGYPAPGADVAFNVNHLLGDPMANMAMAYGSSIASHGKDMMNKELHRFVSVNKLKYFFAVDTAYVAKKLGLLVFPYTHQNWEVQYSRDVPLPPRQDLNAPDLYIPTMAFITYVLLAGMALGIQKRFSPEVLGLCASTALVWVVMEVLALLLGVYLATVRSDLSTFHLLAYSGYKYVGMILSVLTGLLFGSDGYYVALAWTSSALMYFIVRSLRTAALGPDSMGGPAPRQRLQLYLTLGAAAFQPLIIYWLTFHLVR, via the exons ATGGCTTATCACTCGGGCTACGGAGCCCACG GTTCCAAGCACAGGGCCCGGGCAGCTCCGGATCCCCCTCCCCTCTTCGATGACACAAGCGGTGGTTACTCCAGCCAGCCAGGGGGCTACCCAGCCCCAGGAGCCGACGTGGCCTTCAATGTCAACCACTTACTTGGGGACCCAATGGCCAACATGGCTATGGCCTATGGCAGCTCCATCGCATCCCACGGGAAGGACATGATGAACAAGGAG CTGCACCGTTTTGTGTCTGTGAACAAACTCAAGTATTTTTTCGCTGTGGACACAGCCTATGTGGCCAAGAAGCTAGGGCTGCTGGTCTTCCCCTACACACACCAG AACTGGGAAGTGCAGTACAGTCGTGATGTGCCTCTGCCCCCACGGCAAGACCTCAACGCCCCCGATCTCTATATCCCCA CAATGGCCTTCATCACCTATGTGCTACTGGCTGGGATGGCACTGGGCATTCAGAAAAG GTTCTCCCCGGAGGTGCTGGGCCTGTGTGCCAGCACGGCGCTGGTGTGGGTTGTGATGGAAGTGCTGGCCCTGCTCCTGGGCGTCTACCTGGCCACCGTGCGCAGCGACCTGAGTACCTTCCACCTGCTGGCCTACAGCGGCTACAAATATGTGGG GATGATCCTCAGCGTCCTCACGGGCCTGCTCTTCGGCAGCGATGGCTACTACGTGGCACTGGCCTGGACTTCGTCCGCGCTCATGTACTTCATT GTGCGCTCTTTGCGAACAGCAGCCCTGGGACCCGACAGCATGGGGGGCCCGGCCCCCCGACAACGTCTTCAGCTCTACCTGACGCTGGGAGCTGCAGCCTTTCAGCCCCTTATCATATACTGGCTGACTTTCCACCTGGTCCGGTGA
- the TMEM151A gene encoding transmembrane protein 151A gives MPEDGSGDSGDVPELILDCEPLREEQRPLKQSLGSSLCRESHWKCLLLTLLIHACGAVVAWCRLATVPRLVLGPEAALARGGGGPPPTYPASPCSDGYLYIPLAFVSLLYLLYLAECWHCHVRSCQAPRTDANTVLALIRRLQQAPPCVWWKATSYHYVRRTRQITRYRNGDAYTTTQVYHERADSRTARGEFDYSAHGVRDVSKELVGLADHAATRLRFTKCFSFGNAEAEASYLTQRARFFSANEGLDDYLEAREGMHLKDVDFRESLMVFADPRSPPWYARAWVFWLVSAATLSWPLRVVAAYGTAHVHYQVEKLFGASSPPPGAVPSGPPLSRVATVDFTELEWHICSNRQLVPSYSEAVVMGASSGAYLRGCQRCRRSVSSNSLPPARPSGPRLPFSRSRLSLGAGGRATPGVFRSLSGGPLGRRGEDTEPLESPPCYEDALYFPVLIVHGDSGCQGDGQGAL, from the exons ATGCCCGAGGACGGCAGTGGCGACAGCGGGGACGTGCCCGAGCTCATCCTGGACTGCGAGCCGCTGCGGGAGGAG CAGCGGCCCCTGAAGCAGTCCCTGGGAAGCTCCTTGTGCCGCGAGTCGCATTGGAAGTGCCTGCTTCTCACCCTGCTCATCCACGCCTGCGGCGCCGTGGTGGCCTGGTGTCGCCTGGCCACGGTGCCCCGGCTGGTCCTGGGGCCGGAGGCCGCCCTGGCCCGCGGAGGCGGGGGGCCGCCGCCCACCTACCCGGCCAGCCCCTGCTCCGACGGCTACCTGTACATCCCCCTGGCCTTCGTCTCGCTCCTCTACCTCCTCTACCTGGCCGAGTGCTGGCACTGTCACGTGCGGTCCTGCCAGGCGCCACGCACCGACGCCAACACCGTGCTCGCCCTGATTCGCCGGCTGCAGCAGGCGCCGCCCTGCGTCTGGTGGAAGGCCACCAGCTACCACTACGTGCGGCGCACTCGCCAGATCACCCGCTACCGCAACGGCGACGCCTACACCACCACGCAGGTCTACCACGAGCGGGCCGACAGCCGCACGGCGCGGGGCGAGTTCGACTACTCGGCGCACGGCGTCCGCGACGTCTCCAAGGAGCTCGTGGGCCTGGCCGACCACGCGGCCACGCGGCTGCGCTTCACCAAGTGCTTCAGCTTCGGCAACGCCGAGGCCGAGGCCTCGTACCTCACCCAGCGGGCCCGCTTCTTCAGCGCCAACGAGGGCCTGGACGACTACCTGGAGGCCCGCGAGGGCATGCACCTGAAGGACGTGGACTTCCGCGAGTCCCTCATGGTGTTCGCCGACCCGCGCAGCCCGCCCTGGTACGCGCGCGCCTGGGTCTTCTGGCTGGTGTCGGCGGCCACGCTGTCCTGGCCGCTGCGCGTGGTGGCGGCCTACGGCACGGCCCACGTCCACTACCAGGTGGAGAAGCTCTTCGGCGCCAGCTCGCCGCCGCCCGGCGCCGTGCCCAGCGGGCCCCCGCTCTCCCGAGTGGCCACGGTGGACTTCACCGAGCTCGAGTGGCACATCTGCTCCAACCGGCAGCTGGTGCCCAGCTACTCGGAGGCCGTGGTCATGGGCGCCAGCTCGGGCGCCTACCTCCGGGGCTGCCAGCGCTGCCGCCGCTCGGTCAGCAGCAACTCGCTGCCCCCCGCCCGGCCCAGCGGGCCCCGCCTGCCTTTCAGCCGCAGCCGCCTCTCGCTGGGAGCCGGGGGTCGGGCCACCCCGGGGGTCTTCCGAAGCCTGAGCGGGGGGCCGCTGGGGCGCCGCGGAgaggacacagagcccttggaaaGCCCTCCGTGCTATGAGGACGCCCTTTACTTCCCGGTGCTCATCGTCCACGGTGACAGCGGCTGCCAGGGGGACGGGCAGGGTGCTCTCTGA
- the CNIH2 gene encoding protein cornichon homolog 2 isoform X2: MAFTFAAFCYMLTLVLCASLIFFVIWHIIAFDELRTDFKNPIDQGNPARALVVPEYSIHGLFCLMFLCAAEWVTLGLNIPLLFYHLWRYFHRPADGSEVMYDAVSIMNADILNYCQKESWCKLAFYLLSFFYYLYSMVYTLVSF; this comes from the exons ATGGCGTTCACCTTCGCTGCGTTCTGCTACATGCTCACCCTGGTGCTGTGCGCCTCCCTCATCTTCTTTGTCATCTGGCAC ATCATAGCCTTTGACGAGCTGCGGACTGACTTCAAGAACCCCATCGACCAGGGCAACCCAGCGCGGGCA CTGGTGGTCCCAGAATACTCCATCCACGGCCTCTTCTGTCTGATGTTTCTGTGTGCAGCTGAGTGGGTGACCCTGGGCCTCAACATCCCCCTCCTCTTCTACCACCTTTGGAG GTACTTCCACCGCCCTGCAGACGGCTCTGAGGTCATGTATGACGCCGTCTCCATCATGAATGCTGACATCCTCAACTACTGCCAGAAGGAGTCCTGGTGCAAACTCGCCTTCTACCTGCTCTCCTTCTTCTATTACCTGTACAG TATGGTTTATACGTTGGTGAGTTTCTAA
- the YIF1A gene encoding protein YIF1A isoform X2, which translates to MAYHSGYGAHGSKHRARAAPDPPPLFDDTSGGYSSQPGGYPAPGADVAFNVNHLLGDPMANMAMAYGSSIASHGKDMMNKELHRFVSVNKLKYFFAVDTAYVAKKLGLLVFPYTHQNWEVQYSRDVPLPPRQDLNAPDLYIPTMAFITYVLLAGMALGIQKRMILSVLTGLLFGSDGYYVALAWTSSALMYFIVRSLRTAALGPDSMGGPAPRQRLQLYLTLGAAAFQPLIIYWLTFHLVR; encoded by the exons ATGGCTTATCACTCGGGCTACGGAGCCCACG GTTCCAAGCACAGGGCCCGGGCAGCTCCGGATCCCCCTCCCCTCTTCGATGACACAAGCGGTGGTTACTCCAGCCAGCCAGGGGGCTACCCAGCCCCAGGAGCCGACGTGGCCTTCAATGTCAACCACTTACTTGGGGACCCAATGGCCAACATGGCTATGGCCTATGGCAGCTCCATCGCATCCCACGGGAAGGACATGATGAACAAGGAG CTGCACCGTTTTGTGTCTGTGAACAAACTCAAGTATTTTTTCGCTGTGGACACAGCCTATGTGGCCAAGAAGCTAGGGCTGCTGGTCTTCCCCTACACACACCAG AACTGGGAAGTGCAGTACAGTCGTGATGTGCCTCTGCCCCCACGGCAAGACCTCAACGCCCCCGATCTCTATATCCCCA CAATGGCCTTCATCACCTATGTGCTACTGGCTGGGATGGCACTGGGCATTCAGAAAAG GATGATCCTCAGCGTCCTCACGGGCCTGCTCTTCGGCAGCGATGGCTACTACGTGGCACTGGCCTGGACTTCGTCCGCGCTCATGTACTTCATT GTGCGCTCTTTGCGAACAGCAGCCCTGGGACCCGACAGCATGGGGGGCCCGGCCCCCCGACAACGTCTTCAGCTCTACCTGACGCTGGGAGCTGCAGCCTTTCAGCCCCTTATCATATACTGGCTGACTTTCCACCTGGTCCGGTGA